In Apis cerana isolate GH-2021 linkage group LG6, AcerK_1.0, whole genome shotgun sequence, the following are encoded in one genomic region:
- the LOC108001563 gene encoding integrator complex subunit 3 isoform X3, translating to MEQTKTPASRLLSTSCIENKDDLEEKFEKCYTVLQNLTAGLSEKEAHDTLNNAVCKDKTHEEVSLGLLVVILTDPQSAAKSYRDLTLITRDGLAIVLVHLNQLVLERYLRLNDVTRNQLLWLLREMIRTSVASVDNLCLSLLRHAAGGDISPRNLFLVDALLDIFQENRPWLDKFPFLVASIVYTYLRLIEDHNAPHLSGLRQKEVTFTVSLIRERMVDCLVIGRDLVRLLQNVARIPEFEALWKDMLLNPKSLCPNFNGVLQLLQTRTSRRFLQSRLTPDMERKLVFLTSQVRFGNHKRYQDWFQRQYLATPESQSLRCDLIRFIVGVIHPTNELLCSDIIPRWAVIGWLFTTCTSTVAASNAKLALFYDWLFFEPEKDNIMNIEPAILVMHNSMRSHPPVTATLLDFLCRIIPNFYPPLTEKVRNGIFSSLRQILEKRVLPSLYPLFDSPKLDRELRSKIRETFKEFCLPPNADPGKMEELNKDLAPGATLENAVNTSVENNHINQDPEPAFSDEEEEMPLRIVNKVEEEDEEDVPLANVKLKNEQKNANCVVKKEDITSQLNLILEPEELRTAIESLHSETDNEVRCQTMERIVQMVVEDEIDAETIPALASCISTILSSQITSQIFPSDNLNEEALTDSISTPLFVMFRNQFQLCKEEDNRRKLLARVLAEMQNIQPRIGYLLLYFLKVWGRGEEKREGEQSNVLNDVKASVYKDFCAHREKKLDACLVSDLKLCHEDNIFMLCYLVPDVYMGFQNVTLGNIQLLHLVVSTVDACQLQELVCQIMQGHLKMLKKESFTSLLTASLNWETFEQYCFWQLIFAHDFPIEYVLPVLPKLQFRDHAEALTSILFMLKQEKPTLELLRQLLARQNVDGDMFVVAALRYWCRDYEEKLGELLANLLSTRYPATSPNKRKRSGAKHNQQPGPPTGEQVLGHLDQLRQHCMSSAELQLYHSEGMQRALQQAQAASSDSLRKSYGDLFALAEVNEENEPPPPPPTSSARKHTAAATGGGGGAGGKGGHRKTGANTRERSSSKRPLPRYHLDSTSSSEEEEIVNVKQAKKRKKINPVGSDSD from the exons ATGGAACAAACGAAAACTCCCGCGTCCCGATTACTCAGCACGAGTTGTATAGAGAATAAGGACGACTTAGAAGag aaatttgaaaaatgttatacGGTGCTCCAAAATTTGACTGCAGGATTATCTGAAAAAGAAGCCCatgatacattaaataatgctGTGTGTAAGGATAAAACACACGAAGAAGTTTCATTGGGGTTGTTAGTAGTTATTTTAACAGATCCTCAAAGTGCAGCCAAAAGTTATAGAGACTTAACATTAATTACAAGAGATGGTCTTGCAATTGTGTTAGTACATCTTAATCAATTAGTACTTGAAAGATATTTACGATTAAATGATGTAACcagaaatcaattattatggtTATTAAGAGAGATGATAAGAACCAGTGTAGCTAGTGTGGATAATCTTTGTTTAAGTTTATTAAGGCATGCAGCTGGTGGTGATATTTCACCACGAAATTTGTTCTTAGTTGATGCACTTTTAgacatttttcaagaaaatcgaCCTTGGCTagataaatttccatttttagtAGCATCCATTGTTTATACCTACTTACGATTAATAGAAGATCATAATGCACCTCATTTATCTGGTTTACGTCAAAAAGAAGTTACCTTTACTGTATCTTTAATAAGAGAACGTATGGTTGATTGTTTGGTTATTGGAAG ggaTTTGGTGCGCCTATTACAAAATGTGGCACGAATACCTGAATTTGAAGCACTTTGGAAAGATATGCTTCTTAATCCAAAATCTCTTTGTCCAAATTTCAATGGTGTCCTTCAACTTTTACAAACTAGAACTTCTAGAAGGTTTCTACAATCTAGACTTACACCAGATATGGAAagaaaattagtatttttaaccAGTCAAGTGCGTTTCGGTAATCATAAACGATATCAAGATTGGTTTCAACGGCAGTACCTGGCTACACCAGAATCACAGTCTTTGAGATGTGATCTTATACGATTTATTGTTGGTGTTATCCATCCAACAAATGAGTTGTTGTGTTCAGATATTATACCTCGATGGGCAGTAATAGGATGGTTATTTACGACTTGTACATCAACCGTAGCTGCAAGTAATGCTAAATTagctttattttatgattggtTATTTTTTGAACCTGAGAaggataatattatgaatattgaaCCTGCAATTCTTGTCATGCACAATTCTATGAGATCCCATCCACCAGTCACTGCCACATTATTAGACTTTTTATGCAGG ATAATACCTAATTTTTATCCACCTTTGACAGAGAAAGTAAGAAATGGAATCTTTTCATCTCTAAGACAAATTTTAGAGAAACGAGTTTTGCCAAGTCTTTATCCATTATTCGACAGTCCTAAGTTAGATCGTGAATTGAGGAGTAAAATAAGAGAAACattcaaagaattttgtttACCACCTAATGCAGATCCTG GTAAAATGGAGGAACTAAATAAGGATCTTGCACCAGGAGCTACACTAGAAAATGCAGTAAATACATCAgttgaaaataatcatataaatcaaGATCCTGAACCAGCTTTTagtgatgaagaagaagaaatgccATTAAG gaTAGTGAATAAagttgaagaagaagatgaagaagatgTTCCATTAGCTAatgtgaaattgaaaaatgaacaaaaaaatgcaaattgtgttgtgaagaaagaagatattacatctcaattaaatttaattttagaaccAGAAGAGTTAAGGACTGCTATTGAAAGTTTGCATAGTGAAACAGACAATGAAGTGAGGTGTCAAACAATGGAAAGGATAGTACAAATGGTTGTAGAAGATGAAATAGATGCAGAAACTATACCAGCATTGGCTTCTTGCATATCAACTATTTTATCCTCACAAATTACATCTCAAATATTTCCATCAGATAATTTGAATGAAGAAGCCTTGACTGATAGTATAAGCACACCATTATTTGTTATGTTTCGAAATCAGTTTCAATTGTGTAAAGAAGAAGACAATAGGCGGAAACTTTTAGCCCGAGTACTTGCAGAGATGCAGAACATTCAACCAAGGATAGGTtacttattactttattttttgaaagtttggggtagaggagaagaaaaacgaGAAGGTGAACAAAG TAATGTATTAAATGATGTTAAAGCATCagtatataaagatttttgtgcTCATAGAGAGAAAAAGTTAGATGCGTGTTTAGTATCAGATTTGAAG ctCTGTCACGAAGACAACATATTTATGCTATGTTACCTTGTGCCTGATGTATACATGGGATTTCAAAATGTAACTCttggaaatattcaattattgcaTTTGGTCGTTTCGACTGTTGATGCATGCCAATTACAAGAATTAGTTTGTCAAATAATGCAAGGAcatttgaaaatgttaaaaaaggaATCATTTACATCACTTTTGACAGCAAGTTTAAATTGGGAAACCTTTGAACAATATTGTTTTTGGCAACTTATTTTTGCCCATGATTTTCCAATTGAATATGTATTGCCTGTTTTACctaaattacaatttcgagATCACGCAGAAGCACtaacatcaatattatttatgcttAAACAAGAAAA gcCAACGTTAGAACTTCTGCGACAATTGCTTGCACGACAAAATGTGGATGGAGATATGTTTGTCGTAGCAGCATTACGTTACTGGTGTCGTGATTATGAGGAAAAACTCGGAGAATTACTTGCAAATCTTCTGAGTACTCGTTATCCTGCTACGAGTCCAAATAAACGGAAACGATCTGGCGCTAAACATAATCAACAGCCTGGTCCACCCACTGGTGAACAAGTTCTTGGTCATTTAGATCAATTACGACAACATTGTATGTCTTCTGCTGAATTGCAGCTTTATCATTCCGAAGGAATGCAAAGGGCTTTGCAACAAGCACAAGCAGCTAGTAGTGATTCTTTAAGAAAAAGTTATGGAGATTTATTTGCTCTCGCAGAAGTTAATGAAGAGAATGaacctcctccacctccaccAACAAGCTCAGCACGAAAACATACAGCAGCAGCAACTGGAGGTGGTGGAGGTGCTGGTGGTAAAGGAGGTCATAGAAAAACTGGTGCTAATACGAGGGAGAGGTCTAGTTCAAAAAGGCCACTTCCTCGATATCATTTGGATAGTACATCTAGCAGTgag gaagaagaaattgtgAATGTAAAacaagcaaaaaaaagaaaaaaaattaatccagtGGGCTCCGATAGCGACTGA
- the LOC108001563 gene encoding integrator complex subunit 3 isoform X1 has translation MEQTKTPASRLLSTSCIENKDDLEEKFEKCYTVLQNLTAGLSEKEAHDTLNNAVCKDKTHEEVSLGLLVVILTDPQSAAKSYRDLTLITRDGLAIVLVHLNQLVLERYLRLNDVTRNQLLWLLREMIRTSVASVDNLCLSLLRHAAGGDISPRNLFLVDALLDIFQENRPWLDKFPFLVASIVYTYLRLIEDHNAPHLSGLRQKEVTFTVSLIRERMVDCLVIGRDLVRLLQNVARIPEFEALWKDMLLNPKSLCPNFNGVLQLLQTRTSRRFLQSRLTPDMERKLVFLTSQVRFGNHKRYQDWFQRQYLATPESQSLRCDLIRFIVGVIHPTNELLCSDIIPRWAVIGWLFTTCTSTVAASNAKLALFYDWLFFEPEKDNIMNIEPAILVMHNSMRSHPPVTATLLDFLCRIIPNFYPPLTEKVRNGIFSSLRQILEKRVLPSLYPLFDSPKLDRELRSKIRETFKEFCLPPNADPAGNKVPVYSGKMEELNKDLAPGATLENAVNTSVENNHINQDPEPAFSDEEEEMPLRIVNKVEEEDEEDVPLANVKLKNEQKNANCVVKKEDITSQLNLILEPEELRTAIESLHSETDNEVRCQTMERIVQMVVEDEIDAETIPALASCISTILSSQITSQIFPSDNLNEEALTDSISTPLFVMFRNQFQLCKEEDNRRKLLARVLAEMQNIQPRIGYLLLYFLKVWGRGEEKREGEQSNVLNDVKASVYKDFCAHREKKLDACLVSDLKLCHEDNIFMLCYLVPDVYMGFQNVTLGNIQLLHLVVSTVDACQLQELVCQIMQGHLKMLKKESFTSLLTASLNWETFEQYCFWQLIFAHDFPIEYVLPVLPKLQFRDHAEALTSILFMLKQEKPTLELLRQLLARQNVDGDMFVVAALRYWCRDYEEKLGELLANLLSTRYPATSPNKRKRSGAKHNQQPGPPTGEQVLGHLDQLRQHCMSSAELQLYHSEGMQRALQQAQAASSDSLRKSYGDLFALAEVNEENEPPPPPPTSSARKHTAAATGGGGGAGGKGGHRKTGANTRERSSSKRPLPRYHLDSTSSSEEEEIVNVKQAKKRKKINPVGSDSD, from the exons ATGGAACAAACGAAAACTCCCGCGTCCCGATTACTCAGCACGAGTTGTATAGAGAATAAGGACGACTTAGAAGag aaatttgaaaaatgttatacGGTGCTCCAAAATTTGACTGCAGGATTATCTGAAAAAGAAGCCCatgatacattaaataatgctGTGTGTAAGGATAAAACACACGAAGAAGTTTCATTGGGGTTGTTAGTAGTTATTTTAACAGATCCTCAAAGTGCAGCCAAAAGTTATAGAGACTTAACATTAATTACAAGAGATGGTCTTGCAATTGTGTTAGTACATCTTAATCAATTAGTACTTGAAAGATATTTACGATTAAATGATGTAACcagaaatcaattattatggtTATTAAGAGAGATGATAAGAACCAGTGTAGCTAGTGTGGATAATCTTTGTTTAAGTTTATTAAGGCATGCAGCTGGTGGTGATATTTCACCACGAAATTTGTTCTTAGTTGATGCACTTTTAgacatttttcaagaaaatcgaCCTTGGCTagataaatttccatttttagtAGCATCCATTGTTTATACCTACTTACGATTAATAGAAGATCATAATGCACCTCATTTATCTGGTTTACGTCAAAAAGAAGTTACCTTTACTGTATCTTTAATAAGAGAACGTATGGTTGATTGTTTGGTTATTGGAAG ggaTTTGGTGCGCCTATTACAAAATGTGGCACGAATACCTGAATTTGAAGCACTTTGGAAAGATATGCTTCTTAATCCAAAATCTCTTTGTCCAAATTTCAATGGTGTCCTTCAACTTTTACAAACTAGAACTTCTAGAAGGTTTCTACAATCTAGACTTACACCAGATATGGAAagaaaattagtatttttaaccAGTCAAGTGCGTTTCGGTAATCATAAACGATATCAAGATTGGTTTCAACGGCAGTACCTGGCTACACCAGAATCACAGTCTTTGAGATGTGATCTTATACGATTTATTGTTGGTGTTATCCATCCAACAAATGAGTTGTTGTGTTCAGATATTATACCTCGATGGGCAGTAATAGGATGGTTATTTACGACTTGTACATCAACCGTAGCTGCAAGTAATGCTAAATTagctttattttatgattggtTATTTTTTGAACCTGAGAaggataatattatgaatattgaaCCTGCAATTCTTGTCATGCACAATTCTATGAGATCCCATCCACCAGTCACTGCCACATTATTAGACTTTTTATGCAGG ATAATACCTAATTTTTATCCACCTTTGACAGAGAAAGTAAGAAATGGAATCTTTTCATCTCTAAGACAAATTTTAGAGAAACGAGTTTTGCCAAGTCTTTATCCATTATTCGACAGTCCTAAGTTAGATCGTGAATTGAGGAGTAAAATAAGAGAAACattcaaagaattttgtttACCACCTAATGCAGATCCTG CAGGAAATAAGGTTCCTGTCTATTCAGGTAAAATGGAGGAACTAAATAAGGATCTTGCACCAGGAGCTACACTAGAAAATGCAGTAAATACATCAgttgaaaataatcatataaatcaaGATCCTGAACCAGCTTTTagtgatgaagaagaagaaatgccATTAAG gaTAGTGAATAAagttgaagaagaagatgaagaagatgTTCCATTAGCTAatgtgaaattgaaaaatgaacaaaaaaatgcaaattgtgttgtgaagaaagaagatattacatctcaattaaatttaattttagaaccAGAAGAGTTAAGGACTGCTATTGAAAGTTTGCATAGTGAAACAGACAATGAAGTGAGGTGTCAAACAATGGAAAGGATAGTACAAATGGTTGTAGAAGATGAAATAGATGCAGAAACTATACCAGCATTGGCTTCTTGCATATCAACTATTTTATCCTCACAAATTACATCTCAAATATTTCCATCAGATAATTTGAATGAAGAAGCCTTGACTGATAGTATAAGCACACCATTATTTGTTATGTTTCGAAATCAGTTTCAATTGTGTAAAGAAGAAGACAATAGGCGGAAACTTTTAGCCCGAGTACTTGCAGAGATGCAGAACATTCAACCAAGGATAGGTtacttattactttattttttgaaagtttggggtagaggagaagaaaaacgaGAAGGTGAACAAAG TAATGTATTAAATGATGTTAAAGCATCagtatataaagatttttgtgcTCATAGAGAGAAAAAGTTAGATGCGTGTTTAGTATCAGATTTGAAG ctCTGTCACGAAGACAACATATTTATGCTATGTTACCTTGTGCCTGATGTATACATGGGATTTCAAAATGTAACTCttggaaatattcaattattgcaTTTGGTCGTTTCGACTGTTGATGCATGCCAATTACAAGAATTAGTTTGTCAAATAATGCAAGGAcatttgaaaatgttaaaaaaggaATCATTTACATCACTTTTGACAGCAAGTTTAAATTGGGAAACCTTTGAACAATATTGTTTTTGGCAACTTATTTTTGCCCATGATTTTCCAATTGAATATGTATTGCCTGTTTTACctaaattacaatttcgagATCACGCAGAAGCACtaacatcaatattatttatgcttAAACAAGAAAA gcCAACGTTAGAACTTCTGCGACAATTGCTTGCACGACAAAATGTGGATGGAGATATGTTTGTCGTAGCAGCATTACGTTACTGGTGTCGTGATTATGAGGAAAAACTCGGAGAATTACTTGCAAATCTTCTGAGTACTCGTTATCCTGCTACGAGTCCAAATAAACGGAAACGATCTGGCGCTAAACATAATCAACAGCCTGGTCCACCCACTGGTGAACAAGTTCTTGGTCATTTAGATCAATTACGACAACATTGTATGTCTTCTGCTGAATTGCAGCTTTATCATTCCGAAGGAATGCAAAGGGCTTTGCAACAAGCACAAGCAGCTAGTAGTGATTCTTTAAGAAAAAGTTATGGAGATTTATTTGCTCTCGCAGAAGTTAATGAAGAGAATGaacctcctccacctccaccAACAAGCTCAGCACGAAAACATACAGCAGCAGCAACTGGAGGTGGTGGAGGTGCTGGTGGTAAAGGAGGTCATAGAAAAACTGGTGCTAATACGAGGGAGAGGTCTAGTTCAAAAAGGCCACTTCCTCGATATCATTTGGATAGTACATCTAGCAGTgag gaagaagaaattgtgAATGTAAAacaagcaaaaaaaagaaaaaaaattaatccagtGGGCTCCGATAGCGACTGA
- the LOC108001563 gene encoding integrator complex subunit 3 isoform X2 has protein sequence MEQTKTPASRLLSTSCIENKDDLEEKFEKCYTVLQNLTAGLSEKEAHDTLNNAVCKDKTHEEVSLGLLVVILTDPQSAAKSYRDLTLITRDGLAIVLVHLNQLVLERYLRLNDVTRNQLLWLLREMIRTSVASVDNLCLSLLRHAAGGDISPRNLFLVDALLDIFQENRPWLDKFPFLVASIVYTYLRLIEDHNAPHLSGLRQKEVTFTVSLIRERMVDCLVIGRDLVRLLQNVARIPEFEALWKDMLLNPKSLCPNFNGVLQLLQTRTSRRFLQSRLTPDMERKLVFLTSQVRFGNHKRYQDWFQRQYLATPESQSLRCDLIRFIVGVIHPTNELLCSDIIPRWAVIGWLFTTCTSTVAASNAKLALFYDWLFFEPEKDNIMNIEPAILVMHNSMRSHPPVTATLLDFLCRIIPNFYPPLTEKVRNGIFSSLRQILEKRVLPSLYPLFDSPKLDRELRSKIRETFKEFCLPPNADPGNKVPVYSGKMEELNKDLAPGATLENAVNTSVENNHINQDPEPAFSDEEEEMPLRIVNKVEEEDEEDVPLANVKLKNEQKNANCVVKKEDITSQLNLILEPEELRTAIESLHSETDNEVRCQTMERIVQMVVEDEIDAETIPALASCISTILSSQITSQIFPSDNLNEEALTDSISTPLFVMFRNQFQLCKEEDNRRKLLARVLAEMQNIQPRIGYLLLYFLKVWGRGEEKREGEQSNVLNDVKASVYKDFCAHREKKLDACLVSDLKLCHEDNIFMLCYLVPDVYMGFQNVTLGNIQLLHLVVSTVDACQLQELVCQIMQGHLKMLKKESFTSLLTASLNWETFEQYCFWQLIFAHDFPIEYVLPVLPKLQFRDHAEALTSILFMLKQEKPTLELLRQLLARQNVDGDMFVVAALRYWCRDYEEKLGELLANLLSTRYPATSPNKRKRSGAKHNQQPGPPTGEQVLGHLDQLRQHCMSSAELQLYHSEGMQRALQQAQAASSDSLRKSYGDLFALAEVNEENEPPPPPPTSSARKHTAAATGGGGGAGGKGGHRKTGANTRERSSSKRPLPRYHLDSTSSSEEEEIVNVKQAKKRKKINPVGSDSD, from the exons ATGGAACAAACGAAAACTCCCGCGTCCCGATTACTCAGCACGAGTTGTATAGAGAATAAGGACGACTTAGAAGag aaatttgaaaaatgttatacGGTGCTCCAAAATTTGACTGCAGGATTATCTGAAAAAGAAGCCCatgatacattaaataatgctGTGTGTAAGGATAAAACACACGAAGAAGTTTCATTGGGGTTGTTAGTAGTTATTTTAACAGATCCTCAAAGTGCAGCCAAAAGTTATAGAGACTTAACATTAATTACAAGAGATGGTCTTGCAATTGTGTTAGTACATCTTAATCAATTAGTACTTGAAAGATATTTACGATTAAATGATGTAACcagaaatcaattattatggtTATTAAGAGAGATGATAAGAACCAGTGTAGCTAGTGTGGATAATCTTTGTTTAAGTTTATTAAGGCATGCAGCTGGTGGTGATATTTCACCACGAAATTTGTTCTTAGTTGATGCACTTTTAgacatttttcaagaaaatcgaCCTTGGCTagataaatttccatttttagtAGCATCCATTGTTTATACCTACTTACGATTAATAGAAGATCATAATGCACCTCATTTATCTGGTTTACGTCAAAAAGAAGTTACCTTTACTGTATCTTTAATAAGAGAACGTATGGTTGATTGTTTGGTTATTGGAAG ggaTTTGGTGCGCCTATTACAAAATGTGGCACGAATACCTGAATTTGAAGCACTTTGGAAAGATATGCTTCTTAATCCAAAATCTCTTTGTCCAAATTTCAATGGTGTCCTTCAACTTTTACAAACTAGAACTTCTAGAAGGTTTCTACAATCTAGACTTACACCAGATATGGAAagaaaattagtatttttaaccAGTCAAGTGCGTTTCGGTAATCATAAACGATATCAAGATTGGTTTCAACGGCAGTACCTGGCTACACCAGAATCACAGTCTTTGAGATGTGATCTTATACGATTTATTGTTGGTGTTATCCATCCAACAAATGAGTTGTTGTGTTCAGATATTATACCTCGATGGGCAGTAATAGGATGGTTATTTACGACTTGTACATCAACCGTAGCTGCAAGTAATGCTAAATTagctttattttatgattggtTATTTTTTGAACCTGAGAaggataatattatgaatattgaaCCTGCAATTCTTGTCATGCACAATTCTATGAGATCCCATCCACCAGTCACTGCCACATTATTAGACTTTTTATGCAGG ATAATACCTAATTTTTATCCACCTTTGACAGAGAAAGTAAGAAATGGAATCTTTTCATCTCTAAGACAAATTTTAGAGAAACGAGTTTTGCCAAGTCTTTATCCATTATTCGACAGTCCTAAGTTAGATCGTGAATTGAGGAGTAAAATAAGAGAAACattcaaagaattttgtttACCACCTAATGCAGATCCTG GAAATAAGGTTCCTGTCTATTCAGGTAAAATGGAGGAACTAAATAAGGATCTTGCACCAGGAGCTACACTAGAAAATGCAGTAAATACATCAgttgaaaataatcatataaatcaaGATCCTGAACCAGCTTTTagtgatgaagaagaagaaatgccATTAAG gaTAGTGAATAAagttgaagaagaagatgaagaagatgTTCCATTAGCTAatgtgaaattgaaaaatgaacaaaaaaatgcaaattgtgttgtgaagaaagaagatattacatctcaattaaatttaattttagaaccAGAAGAGTTAAGGACTGCTATTGAAAGTTTGCATAGTGAAACAGACAATGAAGTGAGGTGTCAAACAATGGAAAGGATAGTACAAATGGTTGTAGAAGATGAAATAGATGCAGAAACTATACCAGCATTGGCTTCTTGCATATCAACTATTTTATCCTCACAAATTACATCTCAAATATTTCCATCAGATAATTTGAATGAAGAAGCCTTGACTGATAGTATAAGCACACCATTATTTGTTATGTTTCGAAATCAGTTTCAATTGTGTAAAGAAGAAGACAATAGGCGGAAACTTTTAGCCCGAGTACTTGCAGAGATGCAGAACATTCAACCAAGGATAGGTtacttattactttattttttgaaagtttggggtagaggagaagaaaaacgaGAAGGTGAACAAAG TAATGTATTAAATGATGTTAAAGCATCagtatataaagatttttgtgcTCATAGAGAGAAAAAGTTAGATGCGTGTTTAGTATCAGATTTGAAG ctCTGTCACGAAGACAACATATTTATGCTATGTTACCTTGTGCCTGATGTATACATGGGATTTCAAAATGTAACTCttggaaatattcaattattgcaTTTGGTCGTTTCGACTGTTGATGCATGCCAATTACAAGAATTAGTTTGTCAAATAATGCAAGGAcatttgaaaatgttaaaaaaggaATCATTTACATCACTTTTGACAGCAAGTTTAAATTGGGAAACCTTTGAACAATATTGTTTTTGGCAACTTATTTTTGCCCATGATTTTCCAATTGAATATGTATTGCCTGTTTTACctaaattacaatttcgagATCACGCAGAAGCACtaacatcaatattatttatgcttAAACAAGAAAA gcCAACGTTAGAACTTCTGCGACAATTGCTTGCACGACAAAATGTGGATGGAGATATGTTTGTCGTAGCAGCATTACGTTACTGGTGTCGTGATTATGAGGAAAAACTCGGAGAATTACTTGCAAATCTTCTGAGTACTCGTTATCCTGCTACGAGTCCAAATAAACGGAAACGATCTGGCGCTAAACATAATCAACAGCCTGGTCCACCCACTGGTGAACAAGTTCTTGGTCATTTAGATCAATTACGACAACATTGTATGTCTTCTGCTGAATTGCAGCTTTATCATTCCGAAGGAATGCAAAGGGCTTTGCAACAAGCACAAGCAGCTAGTAGTGATTCTTTAAGAAAAAGTTATGGAGATTTATTTGCTCTCGCAGAAGTTAATGAAGAGAATGaacctcctccacctccaccAACAAGCTCAGCACGAAAACATACAGCAGCAGCAACTGGAGGTGGTGGAGGTGCTGGTGGTAAAGGAGGTCATAGAAAAACTGGTGCTAATACGAGGGAGAGGTCTAGTTCAAAAAGGCCACTTCCTCGATATCATTTGGATAGTACATCTAGCAGTgag gaagaagaaattgtgAATGTAAAacaagcaaaaaaaagaaaaaaaattaatccagtGGGCTCCGATAGCGACTGA